A genome region from Blautia coccoides includes the following:
- the thiE gene encoding thiamine phosphate synthase has product MNCGEKREWVRRALLLYAVTDRSWVGEMTFCEQVKASLDGGITLLQLREKGMAYDEFLREAKDVKALADSYHVPFIINDNVEIALEADADGVHVGQSDMEAGRVRQKLGPDKILGVSARTVEQALQAEKMGADYLGVGAVFATSTKEDADVISRDTLKEICQAVSIPVVAIGGIRRDNMMQLTGSGAAGVSVISGIYGQPDIRKACEELLVLAREMTEK; this is encoded by the coding sequence ATGAACTGCGGTGAGAAGAGAGAATGGGTGAGGCGTGCCCTGCTGTTATATGCTGTCACGGATCGTTCCTGGGTGGGAGAAATGACATTTTGTGAACAGGTGAAAGCGTCTCTGGACGGAGGAATCACCCTTCTGCAGCTCAGGGAAAAGGGTATGGCGTATGATGAATTTCTGAGAGAGGCAAAGGATGTAAAAGCTCTTGCAGACAGCTATCACGTGCCGTTTATCATCAATGACAATGTAGAGATCGCTCTGGAAGCGGACGCAGACGGCGTGCATGTGGGGCAAAGCGACATGGAAGCGGGAAGGGTCAGACAGAAACTGGGGCCGGACAAGATACTGGGCGTCTCTGCAAGGACTGTGGAACAGGCTCTTCAGGCGGAGAAAATGGGGGCAGATTATCTGGGTGTGGGTGCAGTCTTCGCCACCTCCACCAAAGAGGACGCGGATGTGATATCCCGGGACACCCTAAAGGAAATCTGTCAGGCTGTATCCATTCCTGTTGTGGCGATCGGAGGGATCAGGAGAGACAATATGATGCAGCTCACCGGAAGCGGAGCCGCAGGGGTATCTGTCATATCCGGTATTTACGGGCAGCCGGATATCAGAAAAGCCTGTGAAGAACTGCTGGTGCTGGCAAGGGAGATGACAGAAAAATGA
- a CDS encoding PucR family transcriptional regulator, translating into MKLSMWMIANRLKPLNPEFQISDDSPAVLKSARRAYATNCIYVFPRGSDVLCQWENDTIRLKDIQFDEAFEIIQGIFDFYEDWDASITAAAEQGDYQKILDESWHCFHNPMVLLDANCNVLAYSKQYKEVYVDEEWAHLMEYGCSSIDSIRFMRRDCTDQNFFNVGATKYHFERKALSDCLSSFIYYNRAQCGRITLVERNRRLNTGDSQLLDRITRLLAVSMGKTGPAAPPDGDHYSVFRDLIKGIPVSDRELDRQLEVNDWSTEDTYGLWVFQGENGILEEQVLLLTAHMISQQLPHCEIFCLDGGVVLLYNEKKETSDTLKHRLSRFVRHNRMAAGISLPSCFLTDIQYHYRQALFALEERLPDKHYYDFYPRAIDYIIKNSSPDVLLAACHPDILRFHRLDLKQPTERVRTMEAYLNNERSLLHTSEELFVHRNTLVYRIKKMTEELSCNLEEGYTRDYMKLSIRILKLFD; encoded by the coding sequence ATGAAACTGAGTATGTGGATGATCGCCAACAGGCTAAAACCGCTGAATCCGGAATTTCAGATCAGCGACGACTCGCCTGCTGTATTAAAAAGTGCCCGGCGTGCTTATGCCACCAACTGTATTTATGTGTTTCCCCGTGGAAGCGATGTTCTCTGCCAATGGGAAAATGACACGATCAGACTAAAGGATATCCAATTTGATGAGGCGTTTGAAATCATACAGGGTATCTTTGATTTTTATGAGGACTGGGATGCCTCTATTACCGCCGCTGCCGAACAGGGCGACTACCAAAAGATCCTGGATGAGAGCTGGCACTGTTTTCACAATCCCATGGTTCTGCTTGACGCCAACTGCAATGTTCTTGCATACAGCAAGCAGTATAAGGAGGTCTATGTGGACGAGGAATGGGCACATCTTATGGAATATGGCTGCAGCTCCATTGACAGTATCCGTTTTATGAGACGTGACTGCACAGACCAAAATTTTTTTAATGTAGGTGCCACCAAATACCATTTTGAAAGAAAAGCGCTCTCTGACTGTCTCTCCTCTTTCATCTACTATAACCGCGCCCAGTGCGGCCGGATTACGCTGGTGGAGCGGAACCGCAGGCTCAATACAGGGGACAGCCAGCTTCTGGACCGGATCACGCGCCTCCTGGCTGTCTCCATGGGTAAAACAGGCCCTGCAGCGCCTCCGGACGGTGACCATTACAGTGTGTTCAGGGATCTCATCAAGGGAATCCCTGTCAGTGACAGGGAACTTGACCGGCAGTTAGAGGTCAATGACTGGTCCACAGAGGATACTTATGGTCTCTGGGTCTTTCAAGGGGAGAACGGAATCCTGGAAGAACAGGTGCTTCTTCTGACTGCCCATATGATATCCCAGCAGCTTCCCCACTGTGAGATCTTCTGTCTGGACGGCGGGGTAGTGCTTCTCTATAATGAAAAAAAGGAAACTTCCGATACCTTAAAGCACCGTCTGAGCCGTTTTGTACGCCATAACCGCATGGCAGCAGGCATCAGCCTGCCGTCCTGTTTTTTAACAGACATTCAATATCATTACAGGCAGGCCCTCTTTGCCCTGGAAGAAAGACTGCCGGACAAGCATTACTATGACTTCTATCCCAGGGCCATTGATTACATTATCAAAAACAGCTCCCCTGATGTACTTCTGGCCGCCTGCCATCCGGATATCCTCCGGTTTCACCGCCTGGATTTAAAACAGCCCACAGAGCGGGTGCGCACCATGGAAGCCTATCTGAACAATGAGCGCTCTCTGCTGCACACGTCCGAGGAACTGTTTGTCCACAGGAACACACTGGTTTACCGGATAAAAAAGATGACAGAGGAATTGAGCTGTAATCTGGAGGAGGGCTACACCCGTGATTACATGAAGCTTTCTATCCGCATTCTAAAGCTTTTTGACTGA
- the pflA gene encoding pyruvate formate-lyase-activating protein: MKGYIHSLESFGTVDGPGVRYVVFFQGCPMRCLYCHNPDTWKTEEGRLIDTDEIIASVNRNRAFYKTGGLTATGGEPLLQLPFLTELFEKAKAQGIHTCLDTSGITFRGSSPGYLEKLDRLLASTSLIMLDIKHIHSEEHQKLTGHANHNILEFAKYLDKHRIPLWVRHVAVPGITFAPEPLYSLGKFLGSLHNLRAVEVLPYHSMGKVKYENLGLAYPLGETEQLTKEDAQRAYKIILDGMESVTHSRFISDFT, from the coding sequence ATGAAAGGATATATCCACTCTCTGGAAAGCTTCGGAACCGTAGACGGCCCGGGTGTCCGCTATGTGGTGTTTTTCCAGGGCTGTCCCATGCGCTGCCTTTACTGCCACAATCCTGACACCTGGAAGACAGAGGAAGGCCGGCTCATAGATACAGATGAGATCATAGCGTCTGTAAACCGGAACCGGGCTTTCTATAAAACAGGCGGGCTTACCGCTACGGGAGGAGAACCACTTCTTCAGCTTCCCTTCCTGACAGAACTGTTTGAAAAGGCAAAGGCCCAGGGTATCCACACCTGTCTGGACACCTCCGGGATCACCTTTAGAGGAAGCAGTCCCGGATATCTTGAGAAGCTGGACCGTCTTCTCGCGTCCACGAGCCTTATCATGCTGGATATTAAGCATATCCACAGTGAAGAACACCAAAAGCTAACGGGACATGCCAATCACAATATTCTGGAATTTGCCAAATATCTGGACAAACACCGGATTCCCCTCTGGGTCCGTCACGTGGCAGTCCCGGGTATCACCTTTGCCCCGGAGCCACTCTATTCCCTTGGAAAATTTCTTGGTTCTCTTCATAATCTGAGAGCTGTGGAGGTACTCCCTTATCACTCCATGGGGAAAGTCAAATACGAGAATCTGGGGCTTGCATATCCCCTGGGTGAAACAGAACAGCTTACAAAAGAGGATGCGCAAAGGGCATACAAGATTATTCTGGATGGAATGGAAAGCGTGACCCACAGCAGATTCATCTCTGATTTTACCTGA
- a CDS encoding arsenate reductase family protein: protein MLFIEYPKCSTCQKAKKWLTEKGIAFEDRHIIEENPTREELEIWYHASGLPLKRFFNTSGMKYKELNLKEKLPDMSEEQQLDLLATDGMLVKRPVLVGESFVVTGFKEKEWMEKLGL, encoded by the coding sequence ATGTTATTTATAGAGTATCCAAAATGCAGCACCTGCCAGAAGGCAAAAAAATGGCTTACAGAAAAGGGAATAGCGTTTGAGGACCGCCATATTATAGAAGAAAACCCTACCAGGGAGGAACTGGAAATCTGGTATCACGCAAGCGGTCTTCCCCTGAAACGTTTTTTCAATACCAGTGGTATGAAATACAAAGAGCTGAATCTGAAAGAGAAACTGCCGGATATGAGCGAGGAGCAACAGCTTGACCTGCTTGCCACAGACGGTATGCTGGTGAAACGACCGGTACTGGTGGGAGAATCCTTTGTTGTTACAGGATTTAAGGAAAAAGAGTGGATGGAGAAGCTCGGTCTGTAA
- a CDS encoding MFS transporter, with amino-acid sequence MSTSKNQVGLKETIAILSLYFISMGFTVVTPAMAKLAAAFPDNNFSLISTLPTLFVVFATLWAGTVAGKKIKYRTLALTGCIIFTVSGTLPAIVGGSFAFILVTRALVGIGLGLMAPLGNALIIGLYEGQKQAAYLGYGTLLMNGGGIILQMLGGALADVGWKTTFFGHLLGIISIVCLIFLPEPAKAPVQPETNGKPAAKDKISPFVYAIAILFLLFNVLNYPVMLNMSLMFEMKGAGGATMAATALSLYTVAGCVAGFLFGTIFKMMKRFCLPIAFFLWAIGAYCIYIGKTMAVMSAGTILIGFAFSVIMPAAFTLVGMRTPPSTVAIGTSIIMALMNLGGFLSSFWLSLLKTICGENIYSPLLVETVIIAVLGVVFLIYNPFPKQAEQ; translated from the coding sequence ATGAGCACTTCTAAAAACCAGGTTGGCCTCAAAGAGACCATAGCCATATTGTCTTTGTATTTTATTTCCATGGGATTCACTGTGGTGACGCCTGCCATGGCAAAATTGGCGGCGGCGTTTCCTGACAATAACTTTTCCCTGATCTCCACCCTTCCCACCCTCTTCGTGGTATTTGCCACCTTATGGGCAGGCACCGTGGCCGGGAAAAAGATAAAATACCGTACCCTGGCATTGACTGGATGTATCATTTTCACTGTATCCGGTACACTTCCCGCTATCGTGGGCGGCTCCTTCGCCTTTATCTTAGTGACACGTGCACTGGTAGGCATCGGTCTGGGCCTTATGGCACCTCTTGGAAACGCCCTGATCATCGGCCTGTATGAAGGCCAGAAACAGGCAGCTTACCTGGGATACGGCACACTGCTCATGAACGGCGGCGGCATTATCCTGCAGATGCTTGGCGGTGCATTGGCTGATGTTGGCTGGAAGACCACCTTCTTCGGACATCTTCTGGGTATCATCTCCATTGTATGTCTGATCTTCCTGCCGGAACCCGCCAAAGCCCCTGTACAGCCCGAGACCAATGGAAAACCGGCGGCAAAAGACAAAATATCACCTTTTGTATATGCCATTGCCATTCTATTCCTGCTGTTTAATGTACTAAACTATCCTGTAATGCTGAATATGTCCCTGATGTTTGAAATGAAGGGCGCCGGCGGTGCAACCATGGCTGCAACAGCTCTGTCTCTCTATACAGTTGCCGGATGTGTGGCAGGTTTCCTGTTCGGTACGATCTTCAAGATGATGAAACGTTTCTGCCTCCCCATTGCCTTCTTCCTGTGGGCGATCGGCGCTTACTGCATCTATATAGGCAAGACTATGGCAGTGATGTCAGCAGGTACGATCCTGATCGGCTTTGCATTCTCTGTTATTATGCCTGCTGCTTTCACACTGGTAGGTATGCGCACTCCGCCGTCTACCGTGGCGATCGGAACCTCCATTATCATGGCACTTATGAACCTTGGCGGCTTCCTCAGCAGCTTCTGGCTGTCTCTGCTGAAAACTATCTGTGGTGAAAATATTTATTCTCCGCTTTTGGTAGAAACTGTCATCATCGCTGTTCTCGGAGTTGTCTTCCTGATCTACAACCCATTCCCGAAACAGGCAGAGCAGTAA
- a CDS encoding GGDEF domain-containing protein, whose product MPGGFFIYEADGDERITYVNENVLKLYRCRDMEAFWSLTNGSFKGMVHPEDLERVEDEIKEQIASNTYDYVEYRICCQDGTILWVEDYGRLVEEENGKLYFYVFLVDATEKIQLRKLLNRRDHLQRVLTTLANDVDFDIHCKDCTIDVYGSFEQRFGRPPGKKDFIPFMCENCEKKGELKLFVHSYSMEEQNFDKEDQDVVVVDGEGNNLWTRCQIAHFKGSDSGYDRKIGRMLDTHEQTMREIYYRQGAEKDCLTGIYNRRSGERFIKRRLKGIGQNTSCMMIMLDVDGFKMLNDTYGHPFGDNVLLQVACALQSTFRKNDICARIGGDEFMVFLEDVRDKGICLKRLQQLVSYTLQDESVGQYNVTLSAGVSYQTGNKLSYEEMYRRADEALYQAKRAGKRSFRVYSENDA is encoded by the coding sequence ATGCCGGGAGGCTTCTTTATCTATGAGGCAGACGGTGATGAGAGGATCACTTATGTCAATGAGAATGTATTAAAGCTTTACCGGTGCAGGGATATGGAGGCCTTCTGGTCACTCACCAACGGTTCCTTTAAGGGAATGGTGCACCCGGAGGATCTGGAGCGGGTGGAAGATGAGATCAAAGAGCAGATCGCATCAAACACGTATGACTATGTAGAATATAGGATCTGTTGTCAAGACGGAACTATTTTGTGGGTTGAAGATTACGGACGTCTGGTGGAGGAAGAGAACGGCAAGCTTTATTTTTATGTCTTTCTTGTAGATGCCACAGAAAAAATCCAATTGAGAAAGCTTTTAAACCGAAGGGACCATCTGCAGAGAGTTCTCACCACACTGGCCAATGATGTGGACTTTGACATTCACTGTAAGGACTGTACCATTGATGTCTACGGCAGCTTTGAGCAGCGTTTCGGAAGACCGCCGGGGAAGAAGGATTTCATCCCGTTTATGTGTGAAAATTGTGAGAAAAAGGGAGAATTGAAACTTTTTGTGCACAGTTATTCCATGGAAGAACAGAATTTTGACAAGGAAGATCAGGATGTGGTTGTGGTGGACGGGGAAGGCAATAATCTGTGGACCAGATGCCAGATCGCCCATTTTAAGGGCAGTGACAGCGGATATGACAGAAAAATCGGCCGTATGCTTGATACCCATGAACAGACCATGCGTGAAATCTATTACCGCCAGGGTGCGGAAAAAGACTGCCTGACAGGGATATACAACCGAAGATCCGGGGAACGGTTTATCAAACGGCGGCTGAAGGGCATAGGACAGAATACCTCATGCATGATGATCATGCTGGATGTGGATGGATTTAAAATGCTCAATGACACATATGGGCATCCGTTTGGTGATAACGTTCTGCTGCAGGTGGCCTGTGCTCTGCAGTCTACTTTCCGGAAAAATGATATCTGTGCCCGTATAGGCGGAGATGAATTTATGGTGTTTTTGGAGGATGTAAGGGACAAGGGAATATGTCTGAAAAGGCTGCAACAGCTTGTCTCCTATACCCTGCAGGATGAGAGTGTGGGGCAGTATAATGTGACACTGTCCGCAGGTGTATCTTATCAGACAGGGAATAAGCTCTCCTATGAAGAGATGTACCGGCGTGCGGATGAGGCTCTTTATCAGGCAAAGCGGGCAGGAAAACGTTCCTTCCGGGTATATAGTGAAAACGATGCATAG
- the thiM gene encoding hydroxyethylthiazole kinase has product MLGEILENVRSRSPLIQNITNYVTANDCANITLACGASPTMSDGEEEAEEMGRLCDGLNINMGTLHPRSVKAILLAGKSAGSCGHPIVLDPVGAGASTYRRETAEQLLREIPFTAIRGNISEIKTIAGGKNRSRGVDADASDAVNSGNLEETIRFAAEFSKRSGAVIAVSGAIDIVTDGTRTYIIRNGHPIMTRITGCGCMLSSLTAAYLAANPKRRLEAVAAAVISMGLCGEKAYERMKKENSGNAGCRNHLIDEVYKLTGSELERGARYELR; this is encoded by the coding sequence ATGTTGGGAGAAATACTGGAAAATGTCAGAAGCAGATCGCCTTTGATCCAGAACATCACCAATTATGTCACTGCAAACGACTGTGCCAATATTACTTTGGCCTGCGGTGCTTCCCCAACCATGTCAGACGGGGAGGAGGAAGCAGAAGAGATGGGACGTCTCTGTGACGGCCTCAATATTAATATGGGAACTCTGCATCCGCGGTCTGTAAAGGCTATACTTTTGGCGGGAAAAAGTGCGGGAAGCTGCGGCCATCCCATTGTACTAGACCCTGTGGGAGCAGGGGCATCCACGTACCGCAGAGAGACGGCAGAACAACTGCTCAGAGAAATTCCTTTTACAGCCATTCGGGGAAATATTTCTGAGATCAAGACCATTGCCGGAGGAAAAAACCGCTCTAGAGGTGTAGACGCAGATGCGTCAGATGCGGTAAACAGCGGGAATCTGGAAGAAACCATAAGATTTGCCGCAGAATTTTCCAAAAGAAGCGGTGCTGTGATCGCCGTCAGCGGAGCCATTGACATCGTGACAGACGGAACCCGCACGTACATAATAAGGAATGGACATCCTATCATGACAAGGATCACAGGCTGCGGCTGTATGCTAAGCTCCCTCACCGCGGCATATCTGGCAGCCAATCCAAAGAGAAGACTGGAGGCTGTGGCAGCCGCTGTTATCTCCATGGGTCTGTGCGGGGAAAAGGCATATGAGAGGATGAAAAAAGAGAACAGCGGCAATGCGGGATGCAGAAATCATTTGATCGATGAGGTCTACAAACTGACCGGCAGCGAGCTGGAGAGAGGAGCAAGATATGAACTGCGGTGA
- the pflB gene encoding formate C-acetyltransferase has product MRTEWKSFTGGAWEKEINVRDFIQQNYTPYEGDGTFLEEATEDTKDLWKQVLSLTKEEREKGGVLDMDTKTVSTITSHGPGYLNKDKEKIVGLQTDKPLKRSMQPYGGIRMAVKACEDNGYHVDPEVVEYFTTHRKTHNAGVFDAYTPEMRVCRSNHIITGLPDAYGRGRIIGDYRRAALYGADRLIEEKEEEKATTRSIMYSDVIREREELSEQIRALKMLKELARIYGYDISKPAKNILEATQALYFAYLAAVKEQNGAAMSLGRTSTFLDIYAERDLREGTFTESQIQEIIDQFIMKLRLVCFARTPDYNQIFAGDPTWVTESIGGMGLDGRPLVTKMSYRYLHTLDNLGAAPEPNLTVLWSSALPENFKEYCAGISIRHSAIQYENDDIMRPVHGDDYGIACCVSSMRIGKEMQFFGARANLAKCLLYAINGGVDEISGQQVGPKFRPVTSEYLDYEEVMEKYRDMMKWLAGVYVNALNIIHYMHDKYSYERLQMALHDKEVRRWFATGIAGFSVVADSLSAIKYAKVKPIRNEQGIAVDFEIEGDFPKYGNDDDRADEIAQEVLHTFMQYIKGNHTYRGGVPTTSILTITSNVSYGKNTGSTPDGRKAGEAFAPGANPMHGRDTHGAVASMATVAKMPFMDAQDGISNTFSIVPDALGKNGSAEKNLVALLDGYAAKGGHHLNVNVFNRDTLLDAQKHPEKYPQLTIRVSGYAVNFIKLTKEQQDEVISRTFHQNI; this is encoded by the coding sequence ATGAGAACAGAATGGAAATCCTTTACAGGCGGTGCCTGGGAAAAAGAAATCAACGTGCGGGATTTTATCCAGCAAAATTATACACCATATGAGGGCGATGGCACCTTTTTGGAGGAAGCCACAGAGGACACAAAGGACTTATGGAAGCAGGTTCTTTCCCTTACCAAAGAAGAACGGGAAAAGGGCGGGGTTCTGGACATGGATACTAAAACCGTATCCACCATCACTTCCCACGGTCCGGGATATCTCAATAAGGACAAGGAAAAAATCGTCGGTCTGCAGACAGACAAGCCTTTAAAACGCTCCATGCAGCCATATGGCGGCATCCGGATGGCTGTTAAGGCCTGTGAGGATAATGGCTATCATGTGGACCCTGAGGTTGTGGAATATTTCACCACTCACAGAAAGACACACAATGCCGGTGTATTTGACGCTTATACCCCTGAAATGCGTGTCTGCCGTTCCAATCATATCATCACCGGGCTTCCGGATGCCTATGGCAGAGGACGTATCATAGGTGACTACAGAAGAGCAGCACTCTATGGGGCAGACCGTCTGATCGAGGAGAAAGAGGAAGAAAAAGCCACCACCCGAAGCATCATGTATTCTGATGTCATTCGTGAACGTGAGGAGCTTTCCGAACAGATCCGCGCTCTTAAAATGCTAAAGGAACTGGCCCGCATTTACGGCTATGACATCTCAAAGCCCGCCAAAAACATTCTGGAGGCAACACAGGCACTCTATTTTGCTTACCTGGCTGCGGTAAAGGAGCAAAACGGAGCTGCCATGAGCCTTGGCCGCACTTCCACTTTCTTAGACATCTATGCGGAAAGGGATCTGAGAGAAGGAACCTTCACAGAGAGCCAGATACAGGAGATCATTGACCAGTTTATCATGAAGCTCCGTCTTGTCTGTTTTGCCAGGACACCTGACTATAATCAGATTTTTGCAGGGGATCCAACCTGGGTCACAGAATCCATCGGAGGCATGGGGCTGGACGGCCGTCCTCTGGTGACAAAAATGTCTTACCGTTACCTTCACACACTGGACAACCTGGGCGCCGCTCCGGAACCGAACCTGACCGTTTTATGGTCCTCTGCACTTCCGGAAAACTTTAAGGAATACTGTGCCGGAATCTCTATCCGCCACTCTGCCATCCAGTATGAAAATGATGATATCATGCGTCCGGTTCACGGCGACGACTATGGTATTGCCTGCTGTGTATCCTCCATGCGTATCGGCAAAGAAATGCAGTTCTTCGGCGCCCGTGCCAACCTGGCTAAATGTCTGCTCTATGCCATCAACGGAGGTGTGGATGAGATTTCCGGGCAGCAGGTGGGACCCAAATTCCGTCCTGTCACATCGGAATATCTTGACTATGAGGAGGTCATGGAAAAATACAGAGACATGATGAAATGGCTGGCCGGCGTGTATGTAAACGCGCTGAACATCATCCATTACATGCACGACAAATACAGCTATGAGCGCCTGCAGATGGCGCTTCATGACAAGGAGGTCCGCCGCTGGTTTGCCACCGGAATAGCCGGATTTTCTGTTGTTGCGGATTCTCTCTCAGCCATAAAATACGCAAAAGTAAAACCGATCCGCAACGAACAAGGAATTGCCGTGGATTTTGAGATTGAAGGGGATTTTCCCAAATACGGAAACGACGACGACCGCGCAGACGAGATTGCCCAGGAGGTGCTCCACACCTTTATGCAGTATATCAAGGGAAACCACACGTACAGGGGAGGGGTTCCGACCACCTCTATTCTGACCATTACCTCGAATGTGTCCTACGGCAAAAACACCGGCTCCACCCCTGACGGAAGAAAAGCCGGAGAAGCCTTCGCTCCGGGAGCCAATCCCATGCACGGACGTGATACCCATGGTGCTGTTGCCTCCATGGCTACAGTTGCCAAAATGCCGTTTATGGATGCCCAGGACGGTATCTCCAACACGTTCTCCATCGTTCCGGATGCCCTGGGCAAAAATGGAAGTGCCGAAAAAAATCTGGTAGCACTGTTAGACGGCTATGCCGCAAAAGGCGGTCATCACCTGAATGTGAATGTATTCAACAGGGACACTCTTCTGGATGCGCAGAAACATCCGGAAAAATATCCTCAGCTTACCATCCGCGTATCCGGTTATGCCGTAAACTTTATCAAGCTTACCAAAGAACAGCAGGACGAAGTGATCTCCAGAACCTTCCATCAAAATATTTAA
- the thiD gene encoding bifunctional hydroxymethylpyrimidine kinase/phosphomethylpyrimidine kinase: MKKVLAIAGSDCSGGAGIQADIKTITVHKMYAMSVITALTAQNTTGVYGIREADAEFVGDQMDCIFTDIRPDAVKIGMVPNEKIIRVIAEKLRRYQAEDVVLDPVMISTSGSRLMSEDAAEALKEELFPLAAVVTPNLMEAAALCGFSVSVRQEMEGAAEKIAKYGSGAVLLKGGHLAEGADDLLYEKGKYTWFSSKRIENPNTHGTGCTLSSAIACSLAAGYSLERGIRNAKKYLTGALQDGLDLGHGRGPLNHMYRLPPFANGYPFR, encoded by the coding sequence ATGAAAAAAGTATTGGCGATTGCCGGTTCGGACTGCAGCGGAGGTGCTGGGATACAGGCAGATATTAAAACAATAACTGTTCATAAAATGTATGCAATGAGTGTGATCACAGCGCTGACGGCGCAGAATACAACAGGTGTATATGGAATCCGGGAAGCAGACGCAGAATTTGTGGGAGATCAGATGGACTGTATCTTCACAGACATACGTCCTGACGCAGTAAAGATCGGTATGGTACCCAATGAAAAAATCATTCGGGTGATCGCTGAAAAACTGAGGAGATATCAGGCAGAAGATGTGGTTTTAGACCCGGTGATGATATCAACAAGCGGCAGCAGACTTATGTCCGAGGATGCAGCAGAGGCATTGAAAGAGGAGCTTTTCCCTCTGGCAGCAGTGGTGACACCAAATCTTATGGAAGCGGCTGCGCTCTGTGGATTTTCTGTCTCTGTCCGGCAGGAAATGGAAGGCGCAGCAGAAAAAATAGCAAAATACGGTTCCGGTGCGGTCCTTTTAAAAGGCGGGCATCTGGCAGAAGGAGCAGATGATCTCCTGTACGAGAAGGGAAAATATACCTGGTTTTCTTCAAAGAGGATAGAAAATCCTAACACACACGGAACAGGATGTACCCTGTCCTCAGCCATTGCCTGCAGTCTTGCCGCTGGATATTCTCTGGAAAGAGGAATCAGGAATGCTAAAAAGTATCTGACCGGTGCGCTGCAGGACGGACTTGATCTGGGGCATGGCAGAGGTCCCTTGAATCATATGTACAGATTACCACCTTTTGCCAATGGTTATCCGTTTCGGTAA
- a CDS encoding HAD family hydrolase — translation MREIKGIIFDADGTLFDSMGLWDQAGEIYLRRKGIRPGKDIRERLETMTMEESAAYFRSSYGIELEQEDIIKEINSMIFDCYEKEIRIKPGLLPVLEGLKRRSVRMCIATSTERPLIEAALRHNGINWYFDGILTCTEAGAGKRYPRIYQMAMKLLDTKKEETLVVEDAYFAAETAKKAGFLLAVIRDFYSEKDRDKLLKLADIYLESWEDWERKT, via the coding sequence ATGAGAGAGATAAAAGGGATCATATTTGACGCGGACGGCACGCTCTTTGACTCTATGGGATTATGGGATCAGGCAGGGGAGATATATCTGCGGAGAAAGGGAATCCGGCCCGGAAAAGACATCCGTGAGAGGCTGGAAACCATGACAATGGAAGAGTCCGCGGCATATTTTCGCAGCAGTTACGGGATTGAACTTGAACAGGAAGATATCATTAAAGAGATCAATTCTATGATATTCGACTGCTATGAGAAGGAAATCCGGATAAAGCCGGGGCTTCTGCCGGTATTGGAGGGTTTAAAGAGACGCAGTGTCAGGATGTGCATCGCCACTTCAACGGAGAGACCACTGATAGAAGCAGCGCTTAGGCATAATGGGATCAACTGGTATTTTGATGGGATACTTACCTGTACAGAAGCAGGAGCCGGCAAAAGATATCCGCGTATTTACCAGATGGCAATGAAACTTTTAGATACAAAAAAAGAAGAGACTTTGGTGGTGGAAGATGCATATTTTGCGGCAGAAACCGCGAAAAAAGCCGGATTTTTATTGGCAGTCATACGTGATTTTTATTCGGAAAAAGACAGAGATAAACTGCTTAAACTGGCAGATATTTACCTTGAAAGTTGGGAAGATTGGGAGCGGAAAACATGA